One genomic region from Maridesulfovibrio frigidus DSM 17176 encodes:
- a CDS encoding RnfABCDGE type electron transport complex subunit D, which produces MKPISGSPVLTVSSSPHIHCGRTIKGTSLQILLALLPAAGFAIWHSGIPALRVLALSCVVAVIAEAGCLKLMKRKIESDNYTALLCGLMFGFLLPPSSPWWMVAVGSSLSVIIGRMVFGGLGGEPLCAPLVGWAICKVSWPELMNFDMSMLTSELAYPLSQLQNFGPETLDEYSLKSLILGFQLGGSGAAQSGAILLGGLYLISRKIIRIDIPLAFVGGISVAAALFYTMSPVDYALPVYHILCGSTLFGAFFLATDSSSSPVGHIAMIAYGFTAGILVIIIRVYGAYPDGVPFAILLANLMTPLFEKIRPKPFGGITNVHLQR; this is translated from the coding sequence ATGAAACCGATTAGCGGATCTCCAGTTTTAACAGTTTCCAGCAGCCCGCACATTCATTGCGGTCGAACCATAAAGGGAACTTCCTTACAAATTTTGCTGGCTTTGTTGCCGGCAGCAGGCTTTGCCATTTGGCATAGTGGTATTCCAGCACTCAGGGTTCTAGCTCTGTCTTGCGTTGTTGCTGTAATTGCGGAAGCAGGATGCCTAAAACTCATGAAACGGAAAATTGAATCCGACAACTATACGGCTCTACTGTGTGGATTGATGTTTGGATTCCTGCTGCCACCAAGCAGTCCTTGGTGGATGGTTGCAGTTGGCAGTTCGCTCTCTGTTATAATAGGAAGAATGGTTTTCGGAGGTCTTGGCGGTGAACCTTTATGCGCACCGCTTGTAGGCTGGGCAATATGTAAAGTGTCATGGCCTGAACTTATGAACTTTGACATGAGCATGCTTACATCAGAACTCGCCTACCCACTAAGCCAGCTCCAGAATTTCGGCCCCGAAACTTTAGACGAATATTCATTGAAATCGCTTATCCTCGGATTCCAGCTAGGAGGATCCGGTGCTGCCCAGTCAGGCGCAATCCTTCTTGGAGGACTATACCTGATCAGTCGTAAAATCATTAGAATTGACATTCCACTAGCATTCGTTGGCGGAATATCAGTTGCTGCTGCATTATTTTACACAATGTCGCCTGTTGATTATGCACTGCCAGTTTATCACATTTTATGTGGGTCCACCTTGTTCGGAGCTTTCTTCCTCGCAACAGACAGTTCATCCTCTCCTGTGGGCCATATAGCTATGATCGCATATGGATTCACAGCCGGAATTTTAGTTATAATTATCCGAGTCTACGGCGCGTATCCAGATGGAGTTCCATTCGCAATACTTCTTGCAAACTTAATGACTCCACTCTTTGAAAAGATCAGGCCGAAACCTTTCGGCGGAATTACTAACGTCCACTTGCAGAGATAG
- a CDS encoding 4Fe-4S dicluster domain-containing protein, with translation MNPIFSLTPSERGPVLRIREQELSSALTISLEITGLKTLVSKGELVAKGQQLCVDPGNKLPSVHSSISGKVLDLKNDFILIEEEGDRLAEPLPFNSSDSVSMLSDLRDAGIDVRGFKQGCTLIINAVPKEFGIDGHRFLIEEFNHVMSEGLDYLKKALSPIASAIAVPRGMAWTLPGCTGHEIDPVYPAGLPPMVVKSVTGKELPPDVCVIDAATLYRIGRTVHSKQPVTEIMVKVGSTLFQTPVGTTVGLLTRKAGFSLSDGDRVLLGGPLSGRAVYSLNHGISASTQAVTVVYGGDDPVAKDSPCVGCGECVMKCPARLMPNMISRHAEFGLFENTLNYFIASCFECGLCAYWCTAQRPLLQYIRLAKKELLDKPILEDLRK, from the coding sequence ATGAACCCTATTTTCTCACTTACTCCATCAGAGCGCGGACCGGTACTGCGCATCAGAGAGCAGGAACTCAGTTCTGCTCTTACCATATCTCTCGAGATAACAGGCCTTAAAACGCTTGTATCAAAGGGAGAACTCGTTGCGAAAGGTCAGCAATTATGCGTTGACCCTGGCAATAAACTTCCAAGTGTACATTCTTCCATTTCAGGCAAGGTTCTTGATCTTAAGAATGACTTCATTCTCATCGAAGAAGAAGGCGACAGGTTAGCTGAGCCACTTCCATTTAATAGCTCAGACAGTGTTTCAATGCTCAGTGACTTGCGGGATGCCGGTATTGATGTGCGCGGTTTTAAACAAGGTTGCACTTTAATCATCAACGCGGTTCCTAAAGAATTTGGAATTGATGGGCACAGATTTCTGATTGAAGAATTCAATCACGTTATGAGCGAAGGACTGGACTACTTAAAGAAAGCCCTTTCGCCGATAGCGTCAGCCATTGCCGTACCTCGGGGCATGGCATGGACTCTCCCCGGATGCACAGGTCACGAGATTGATCCGGTATATCCTGCGGGACTGCCGCCGATGGTTGTCAAATCCGTAACAGGAAAAGAGCTGCCTCCGGATGTTTGTGTGATTGATGCCGCCACTCTGTACAGAATTGGGCGCACAGTTCACAGCAAACAACCTGTCACCGAGATTATGGTTAAAGTAGGCTCAACCCTGTTCCAAACTCCAGTAGGAACAACCGTAGGCCTATTAACCCGTAAAGCTGGATTCAGCTTATCTGATGGAGACAGGGTCTTACTTGGCGGACCTTTATCGGGCCGTGCTGTTTACTCATTGAACCACGGGATTTCTGCATCCACGCAAGCGGTTACTGTCGTCTATGGCGGTGACGATCCAGTGGCAAAAGATTCACCCTGCGTAGGCTGCGGAGAATGCGTAATGAAATGTCCGGCCAGACTCATGCCGAATATGATTTCGCGCCACGCAGAATTTGGACTTTTTGAGAACACGCTTAATTATTTCATTGCATCATGTTTCGAATGCGGGCTTTGCGCATACTGGTGCACAGCTCAACGGCCGCTGCTACAGTACATAAGATTGGCGAAGAAAGAGCTTTTAGATAAACCGATACTCGAAGACCTTCGGAAGTAG